GGCTAAAGCCATACTTTCTCCTATGAACATGCATATAAAGCAGATACTAAAGAACATTGAGAATCTAAAAAGTTCCATAGGCTGTCCCGTGATGACATAAACCATAGATAGGTATATAGTTCCCACCAGCAACTGAAAATTATATAATCTGTTAATGAAGTAGAATATTTTTGCGCCATGACATAACtttttaacaaatttattaGTTACTGACCTGCACGGGTATGTTGATTAGAGTGAAAGCACAATAATATGGGCATAGGTTGTACCACCTGTTGAAATATTCTCGTTTAACCAGTTGCACTTCTGAGGGAACTATAATTTCGAGATCATTTAAAAACATAACGTAAATGTGGAGTAGTAGTGTACGATGGTGATTATAAAGAGGACAATCGAGGATTTATTTTTACGCCTGTTATAGGAAATaccctataataatcattcagAAATGAAAGGAATTCATTCCCAGTAATTCTCGATTTTCCTcgtacaattttttttctcttACAGTGTAGCAATACCGGTAACATAGGAACGTAGAGGAAAACTATCAAACAAGCGAAGCAAAAGCCGAAGTTGAATAAGGTTTTTGACCCGTCGTTTCCAACATTTAAAAATAGACCGCCAATGATGAAGCCAAGGAATATATGTAGAACTATTTTCAGATAGATGTAATTCTGTAAAACAGAGATTATTCGTCAAGATACTTTATCAATCATTTCAAATACTAGATCTCATCTTTTCTTCTTACCTTATTTCTGTATAACTGTAGTAACATCCTCTTCGATAGTATCGTGAATTGATTATACCAGGAAAGTTTCGGTATCTCTTTAGAGTGTTCGAATTCATGTTTCCTCGATTGAGAAACAGGAACAATTGGTACCGAATTCGTCAAATTTATCAATCGGCTTACCCATTCGGAGCCATAATCGCCCGCAGATATTTCTATCACTGCAAAAGTCAGAATTCTTTTTAAAACCAATTCGCTGTTTTAAGATTCATATTATTCTAAACACTCACCAAAATCGGCAGGATTGTAGTGTTTCGGGCACTCGATGCCAACTTGTTGGAGAAATGGTATCAGATTGTCTACGCTGTTTCTATAGGCACATTGTCCACCCGCCACAACGTAGACATGGTCGAATTTCGCAAAAATACTTGCGCTTGGTGTGTGGAGCGAGCATACCACTGTTCTCCCTAATCGTGCGAAGCATTCGAGAAGTTCGATACACTGGGCCGCAGATATTTCGTCCAATCCTCTGGGATAGTTCATACTCAACCGATTGCTTCTTAACATTTTTGCTAATGAGTGAAGTACTCACGTGGTTGGCTCGTCAAGAAATATAACGGGGGGATTGTTCACTACTTCCAAGGCGATCGAAAGCCTCTTCCTTTCTCCTCCAGATAGGCGCTCGGTAATTGTGTCTTTCGCAGGGTTGAGTCGCAAAACGTTGAGGATTTCTTTTATCTGAAAGCATTCGTACTACTTTAGTTTTTTATACTCTCCCTCTTTTATGAAAGGTTTAGGTACTAAACTGTTGAGGTAAAAGTGGGCTAGGAGGTAAAGTTTAGTGGATTACGTggagaaaatattcaaatatcgagTGAACAATGGTTACGCAATGCACAAAGGGATTCTTCGAAAGTTTCTCTCCCTTTTCCATTACTCGTGTCTCGTGAAATGCAGCGAGAATACAAATAGGGACGCGCGATGCAATTTGAACACTCTTCTCCCTTCGAGAATGTACAGTGATTCAGTCAATCTTTGAATTGCTGTAGCTTCGTGAATAGATGTCGTATATTAATCTTCCTAGAGTCATTTTAAAGGGCGAATCCTCTACTTTCACAGCCCTAAGTTGAATTTCTATAAAGATTATTCTATACAAAAGAaccgatggagaattgaagacagTCTTTTACTAAAAATCTGTAAAAAAGTCAAACGACCCCAGTTtccttaaacaattttttttactatCAAAATCACCATGAATTTAAAGATTCGAGTCTCCCATTTACAAAAACCTCCATAAAAACTGGAACCAATTTTTTGTTGCCAAATTATTCTGagttaaaaaatgaaaattgagaaAAGGCATGCTCACAGCAGCTTGTTTCGTTTCTTTCGGAACATTGCCAAGCTTCAAGTCCGCGGCAAATTGTACAGCCTCAAGTACAGTGAGCCTTGGTTGTATGAGGTCTTCTTGCATAATGTAGCACGAtatcttttttaaatatttcacgttCCGTGTTAGCCCATTAATGTTTATGAAGCCAGTGACGCCCGCCGATCTGAAAATAATTTCCTCGGTGTTGAAAGTAAGAACGAAAGATCGCTGCATGTCTGGCTTTGCGTCATCAACAACTATTTAGTCTATCGATCGAATGCTAGAATTCGTGTTAACTCTGGCTTAGTAGAGCTTCCGCTTGTTTGTCATAAGTCGAGAGGTCAATGACTTGTGATTCGCACGCTTTAGGTGAAATGTTAAACAATAACAGTCATgcaacgatcattatgatgagaaGTTAACGAAAATAAATAAGTTGTTCGCTAGAAATGAGTGCAAGGAAATGGTATCTTGCTAATTTCTTACTTATATCCTGAGAGGACATGTAATAAGCTGGATTTTCCAGCTCCCGAAGGACCCAGAATGGCAGTCAGCTGTGCAGACTTGAATTGTCCATTAATCCCTCTTAAAATTACCTTCGAACCTACGACATAATGGTAGAAACATTTATTATTCTATGACAACCTACGACAGTATTATGTAATTCAGAGTAACGTTATTACGTAATTAATGCATCGTAAAGAGGCGATAAGTGAACAAGTTTACTGTAATTTGTGATCAAtcatttatggtttttacgCTCGAAACGATCGATTTTTTAAGATAAAGAATGCGTGCGTGGACTGTTTTAAAAATTCCAAAGGAAGTACTATACATTGATACTACTGCGTATCTGAGGGCTACCGAATAATTTTAGCTTCCTTTTACATAGTAATCGTATCGTTTACATAGCTAAATATTAAACGTATCTCATGTACTTTTACGCATTAAAGTCGTATATGTTGATTCAAGTATTTATCATCACTTATCACATTAACCACTGTCAACATACTTTTACATCCTTTCAAAGTCTGTAGTTTATTGTTGCTGGTGCAATTCAACGTTTTCGTATCTGTAGCTATAGTTTTAGGAGATGGTATTTGTCATCGATACACGTCAGAACCCGCCAGGTGTGAAAAAGTTAAAAAATAATGAGGAAATTCTCAGTTATAGTCACATTTTCTACGAACTTGAACTCAGAAGTTAAGATAATGAAAAGAAAAATCTGTATTTTCATATTTGAGTAgtttgaaaaattcaaaaattcaaaaattcaaaaattcaagattcaaaaattcaaaaattcaaaatttcaaaattcaacaattcaaaaatttaaagattcaaaatttcaaaaattgtaaAGTTCTAAATTATACTTAAAGCGTAGATTTCTTCACTTTTGTTTTTTccatgtttccaagttcatacgATGTAATTAACTGATGACGTTTTTAATAACCATTCATATACAATGGGTTGATTCATCATGCAAGACTTAACAAAGAACGATTAAGACTAAGACTGAAATCTGTCATGAGTTTTTTCAATCGCATGAATTCTTGCTTCCTCTAGAAGACAATTTCATTTGAAATTATAATTATCCAATTCTTGTTTCTAATCAAAAAACGAGTTTTCATGTCAGAAATATTGTCTTGTATAGTAGAACAATGGATAAACGTTAATTGTATTACGTAATAAAcattttcattaaatttttcCTCCTGCTTGCGTATATTCAAGTAGATTCGTATTAACAACACTTCCTTTTTATTTTGCGCGTCATACCAATGCGTCAAATTTGCATCGTTGCAGTTTGTATTCAATTTTCTTATGTAGAGTAAGGATAACACGTCTTGCTTCAGAAATCTCTACCCGTTCCCTAGAAATAGCTAATTAGAACATTGATGCGCGTAGCAGTCTAAGACATTCACTTGTCTTGTCCTTCTTGTTATTTGCAAGGAGAAAGGTTGAAGGCGTTACAGAAACATGGAAAGTGAAATAGAGTTATAACGGTGGCAGGACGATTAAAATTATTGTCTAACTGGGGTCATTATTTCATGAACTGTCATTAGAACTGAATGAATTACGATTCTACTAACGCTCTTTTATTAAAACGAGTAAAAGACCCTTGTCTCTTTCAGCTTAATTTCAATCTACCAAAGCCACTGCAGGGTTTCACGTAAAAGCATTGTCTGAATCAGTTCTTTTGTGAAGCAACCGGGTGAAAATCTAACTAAATCCCAATGTAATCGTATCCACACATTTCGGTTCAGGTATCATGCTCCATGCAAATGATCTATGTGCGTGGATTCGCGTCCTAATTTCTTTGATAGTACTTTGATGTCATCGAAGTAATTAACGTTGCAATCTAAAAAACAAAGACCATCGAAGTGCAGTAATGAAGTACTTTGTTTTTCAAATCGCGAAAAACCTACTTCTGTTTTTCTCCGTGAAAAACTTCATTTGAATGATTCTAGAGTCATTAAAAAATGGGTGGGTCAAAGAATATTAGTTCTAAATGTAGTGCGTACAACGAGTCACGTGTTATTGTACAAAGTGCATTAATATCTAATATTTTAATGACATAATAATGATAGGTA
The Calliopsis andreniformis isolate RMS-2024a chromosome 8, iyCalAndr_principal, whole genome shotgun sequence DNA segment above includes these coding regions:
- the LOC143182561 gene encoding ATP-binding cassette sub-family G member 1, yielding MTLKSELEGTENGDVYEGSKRARDIDASMSLSHLKKMTPIDIEFHDVTYSVPSGRKGSKVILRGINGQFKSAQLTAILGPSGAGKSSLLHVLSGYKSAGVTGFININGLTRNVKYLKKISCYIMQEDLIQPRLTVLEAVQFAADLKLGNVPKETKQAAIKEILNVLRLNPAKDTITERLSGGERKRLSIALEVVNNPPVIFLDEPTTGLDEISAAQCIELLECFARLGRTVVCSLHTPSASIFAKFDHVYVVAGGQCAYRNSVDNLIPFLQQVGIECPKHYNPADFVIEISAGDYGSEWVSRLINLTNSVPIVPVSQSRKHEFEHSKEIPKLSWYNQFTILSKRMLLQLYRNKNYIYLKIVLHIFLGFIIGGLFLNVGNDGSKTLFNFGFCFACLIVFLYVPMLPVLLHFPSEVQLVKREYFNRWYNLCPYYCAFTLINIPVQLLVGTIYLSMVYVITGQPMELFRFSMFFSICFICMFIGESMALAIASTLNIVNGIFAGPAMSVPLMLVAVQGLGETDTLPIYRKLIMYLSYIRYGLEGLITALYSHNREKLHCPPEEIFCEFSAPRQLLRSMQMEDVVFWVDFAALIVILIFLKVITYYLLKQRFKPNRTFQTLHLIGRLMKSHFNIDN